DNA from Sulfurimonas xiamenensis:
CGCTTTTTGTGATGCCATTTTTAACCTATTATTTATTTGTTAGTATAATTATACACTTAATTATTTATAATGGAGAATTATATTGAAAAAAACAATATTATCACTTTTGCTTTTATCCACTTGGCTTTTTGCTACTGTTAAAAATGAAGAAGCTTCTCAGGCACTGCTTGATTCAAAAATACCGATTGTTGATATAAGAACTCCTGCCGAGTGGAGAGAGACTGGACTTTTAAAAGGCTCTATACCTATTATGTTTTTTGATGAAAAAGGCAATTATGATATAAATGATTTTTTACAAAAACTAAATAGTGCTGTTGATACAAAAAAGCCTTTTGCTATCATCTGCAGAACAGGAAGCAGAACAAGAATTCTGGCATCTTTTTTATCTCAAAAATTAAATTATGATGTTATAAATATAAAAAGAGGTATTCTTTATGCAAAATATCTAAAATTGGATATTTTGCCTTATAAACCTAATTAAAAAATTATGCAATTCTTAAAATTTCTTTTCTATTTCACTACAAGAGTTTTTTTGACTTTTGCTATTATAGCGCTTATTGTTTTTCTGCTTTGGGCACTCTTATATGCCATTTTTATTTAGTTGGCTCTATTTTATTTACCATGGCATAAAGTGTGGGCAGATAAATAAGATTTAAAAATGTTCCCCAAACAAGACCAAAACCTAAAGATATTGCAATCGGTTGCAGTATAACAGCTTGTCCCGTTGCATAAAATATAAGTGAGAAGAGTCCTAAAAATGTTGTTACCGATGTTATAATAATTGGACGAAGTCTCAGTTTTGCTCTTTGTAGAAAATCTTCTAGCTTATGAGTTCCATGCAAAAAATCTATCATTATTATTCCATCATTAATAACAACGCCTGCTAATCCTAAAATTCCTATTATTGAAGCCATAGAGAGATTTATTCCCATTATTTTATGCCCAATCAGGGCTCCTAATACAGAGAGAGGAATAACGCTCATGACCATAAGCACATATTTTATTTTTGAAAAAATAAGCAGCAGAGTTAAAAAAATCAAAAATATTGCTAAAAAAACTGCTTTTTTCATATCATTTTTCAATTGCTCATTCTTCTCTTTTTCTCCTAAAAGTTCAACATGCACACCCATTTTTGCTATTGAATCCAATGTCGGTTTTAATTTTTCTAAAATCTCTTCAGCTGTAATTTTTCTCTTATCAACATTAGCAAATACCGTTTTAATTATATTTCCATTGAGCTTGTCTATTTTTTCATAATCTTTTATCTCTGAAATATCGGCAATATCAGATAATTTCACATATCTACCATCACTTAGCGCTAAATTAAAGTTTAAAAATCTTTCAATATTGTCTTTTGAACTATCTTCTGTTTTTATCTCCATTATTCCCGATTCATTAAAAGTGGTTGTCTGTTTTTGCTCTAAAAAATAAGCGCTAAGTGTTTTAGCAACAGAAGCTTCACTCAACCCCAAGCTTTCCCCATAAGAGTTTATTTTAATTTTATACTCCATTTTTCCATATTTTATATTATTGCTATAATCTTTAATATACTCCATTTTAGAGAGTTCATCTTCTAGTTTTTTTATATTTTTTTGAAGTATCTCATCATTGCTTCCAGATAAATTTATCTGAATATCGCTCTTAATAAGTCCCGGTTTATCTTCCATAACACCAAGATCTTCCATATTGTATTTACTTCTATAAACATCAATTATCTCTTTTGCTCGCGGAGAGAGTTCAAAGGTCTGTTTTTGTCTTATTTTATTAGGATTGTCAAATTCAAAACTAAAATTTAAAATTGGATTTATATATTTGTCAACCCAGTTTGTATCAACCCTGTCATAAAGCTCCATGGTAATCATAAAAACACTATTGTTTCTTTGCGTCTCTCCTGAGAGGCTTCTTCTATAACCGACAACAGAAGATATTGCTTTAAGAGAAAACTCTTCTGAATGTTCCATCAGTTTTGCTTCAATCTCTTTTGATATCTCATATGTATCTTCCAACGGAGTATTGATATTTAGTTTTCCTGATATATATAGATAGTTTCCATCAAAATTAGGAAAAAATTGAAATTTCATAGATTGTGCTATATAAAAGGTTGCCAGCGGAATTAAGATTAAAAAAAGCAACAATGATATTTTTTTAAAATGTAAAAAATGTAAAATCAGCCTAACATAAAACTTTTGTAAAGGTACCCAGCTAATTAAATTATTGCTTTTTCTTAAAAATTCCTGTGCATGAAGAGGCAAAAAGAAAAAACTCTCTATTAGAGAAGCTATTAAAATTATAACTACAGTAATAGGAATAAGCAAAATAAAAAGTGCTATCTCCCCCTGCATCATAAAGATGGGCAAAAATGCTGCTACTGTTGTTACAGTTGCAAGTGTTACGGGAAGCACCATCTCTTTAACACCTCTAATTGCAGCACTGTAATTGTCCATCCCTTCATCTATATATCGTTGAATATTTTCACCTACAACAATTGCATCATCAACTACTATACCTATAACTATCAATGCTCCAAGCAAAGAAATCATATTTATTGAATATCCCAAATGGTAAATAGTTAAAAGTCCTATTATAAAAGAGAACGGAATTCCAAGAGTCACAATAAATGCAACTCTTAAATTTATCAATATATACATTGATATAAAAACCAAAATCAGACCAAACATCAAATTTGAAATAATGGTATCCAGTCTCTCTTTTATGGGTTTAGAAGAGTCTTGATAAAAATTAAAATCAACTCCATCATAATTTTTTTCTATATTTTTAATATACTCTCTAAGTACTTTTGATAGAACAAGCGCATCACCTTTTGTTCCTTTTGATATAACTAAAGAAATTATTTTTTTATTGTTAAAAGTTGCCAAAGTTTCAGTCTGCGGATACTCTATGCTTACCTCAGCTATATCACCCAGCTTTATATATTTTTCATCAATATTTAAAATGCTCTCTTTGTACTCTTGTGCGTCGGCTTTTCCGTTAACAGTTGATACATAAGCAAATTTTCCTTTTTGCTCTATGTTGCCGACAGGATATATGTATGATAAATTTGCTATCGCTTTTTGTACACTTGCATGCTGAAGTCCATATGCCAAAACCGCTTCTGAATCTATTTTAATAATCACCTCTTCATCAGAATCACCGCGAATCAAAACTTCACTAATATTATCTAGTTTTGATATTTTTGATTTCAAATCTTGGGCAATAAGAGTCAATTCGCCTATTGAGAGGGTAGATGATGAAAGAGCCAACCTTATAAGAGGTCTTGTTTTATCCAGCAACTGTGCAACGGGTTCATTCATATCTGAAGGCAGATACTGTCTGCTTAGCGCTATGGCATCTTTCACACGACCAAGCGTTATCTCTTTATTTGCATTTTCATTAAGTGTTAACAGTATCGCAAATGCACCGGGAGTGATGGTGGTCTCTGTTTTATCAATACCGCTAATATTGCTTATCTCATCTTCTATATCACGAACAGCCATTTTGTCCATAATATTGGCGCTTGTTCCGCGGTAAGAGCCTAAAACACTGATTTTATCAAGTTCTACATCAGGAAAAATCTCTTTGGGTATTTTTATATAAGCATCAATGCCCATAAAAATTAGAAAAACCAGCAAAGCATAATTTAATCTGCTGTTTTTTATAAAATATTCAATAAATCTATTCAATGAACACTCTTATAAAAGCGATTTTATTACACTGCTTACACCCTGATGCAAGTTATAGTTTGCTATTGGAAAATCCAAAAATTCGTTTTGAAGATTTATACTGTTTTTTGATAGATAATCGCCCAATATCTTTAAATCTATACTCTTATAATTTTTACAGACATTTTCATTAAGTTCAGTTCTTAACAAAACTCCCGCTTCATTGGATTTTTGAATCGTAAATGCCAAAGTTTTTAAACTTACAAGATCGCTCCACTTTAAAAAAAGTTCCGGAGTAAGCTCATCTTGAGCAATTCCTTCAGGACTAAAAAGCATATTTGCATCTCTTAGCGGAATCAAAACACTCAAAATAGCTTGACTAAAAGGGATTACTCTGTCTTTCCAAAAAGGAGACTCTTCTTTACTTTTTAGTTCATCTTCTAAAGTTTGTAAAATTGTTTGTATATCTGCATTTTTAAGAAGATCATAACTTTGCTGTTTCATTCAAATACTCATTTTATATTAAATTTGTGCCATTATAAAATACTTTTAGTATAATTTTGCTTTTATTATTATCTAGGAGCAAAAATTGAAGTTATCTAAAACTTTTCTTACAAACAGCATCGCCGTAATACTTGTTTTTTTATCATTTTTATTTGAAAGTACTTTAAATTCTTTGTTGCTATATACAGGTTTATTTGCACTTTCGGGTGCAGTAACAAATCAACTTGCAATTCATATGCTATTTGAAAAAGTACCTTTTTTATATGGTTCAGGAGTAATACCTGCTAGATTTGAAGCTTTTAAAGATGCTATTAAAAACCTTATGATGAGCCAATTTTTCACCCGAAATCAACTAGATAACTTTTTTAAAAGTGAAGAGAGAAAGATAAATTTAGTTCCTATTATAGAAAAAACTGATTTCTCACCCGCTTTTGACGCGTTAAGCAAAACTGTTATGGAGTCCTCTTTTGGAGGAATGCTTGGGATGTTTGGAGGAGCAAATGCACTTGAAGGACTTCGTGAACCATTCTCTTTAAAAATGAAAAACGCCGTTATTAAAATAGTACAGAGCGAAACTTTTAACTACACTCTGCAAAAGCATCTGCAAAATTCATCTTTAAGTGAGGATATGATTCAATCTATTGAAAATATTATTGAAATTAGATTAAACGAATTAACTCCACATATGGTAAAAGAGATAGTACAACAGCTTATAAAAGAACATCTCTCTTGGCTTATAGTTTGGGGTGGAGTTTTTGGTGGACTGATTGGCTTGTTAAGTTCTTTTATGCTATCAATGTAGCTTCAAACTTAACAAAATCCAACTTAAGAGATTTCTATAACTACATCAGCAATCTCTATAATATCACCCACTTGAATCTTTGCTCTTTTTCTTAACTCAACTTCACCGTTTCTTCTGACATGACCATTAGCAATTATTAGCTTTGCTTCTGCTCCGCTATCGACCAAATCTAGAACTTTTAAAAGTTTATAAAGTTCTATATACTCATCTTTTAACTTATAATTCATACTTTTCTTCTTTATTTAAAATTTCTTATATAATTATAATATGAATAGATATAAAACATATATACAAATTATCGAAAATTGAAAATTATATAAAATTTTTATATTTACATACAAAATTTAAAAACTTTTGATATAATGTTTTTGATGAAAGATTTGTGTGTGTGAGCTCATCTATTAGTATATTCTGCTAGACAAACGACTCCCCTATATTTTGACTCCTCTTCTAAAAGAAGTGAATTTTTACCAAAGAGGTACTACAACATGGCAGAATTGCTAGACGGATCAGTTAAATGGTTCAATGAAGAAAAAGGTTATGGTTTTATTCAACAAGACAATGGTGGCAAAGATGTATTCGTACACTTTCGCCAAGTGAACAGAACGGGACCAGGTCGCGTCTCTTTAGCTGAAGGTCAAAGGGTAACTTTTGAACTAGGCGAAGGACAAAAAGGTCCTCAAGCTGAGAATGTAACTCCGCTATAACTTTTATATTGCAGGCTTAGCGCCTGCAATTTTTATATAACTTTTTTATAAAACTAAAAATAGATTATATTTTCTTACTAATACCCTCAATTCTACAATACTCTATAATATATAAATTTACACTATATTCAATTATTAAATAGGCTTTAAACAACTCTTGGATATAATCGCGAAAAATAAATAGGTGCGTAATATATGTGCCTGCATGAAAGAAACTAACAATGGTAACTGTACAAAATTTAACAATGCGTTATGGAAATAGAGTTCTATTTCAAGATATAAATTTAAAACTAGATCGTCATAAAAGATATGGACTTATCGGAGCAAACGGTGCCGGAAAAACAACCTTTTTAAAAATACTTAGCGGTCAGATCAATGAATATGAGGGTGAAGTTATTATCCCAAAATCAAATAAAGTAGGTGTTTTAGGTCAAAATCAATATGCTTACGAAAACTTCACCATAGCAGATGCAGTTTTATATGGAAATAAAAGACTCTATGATGCAATAAAAGAGAAAGAGCATCTTTATGCAACAGGAGACTTTGAAGATGATTCTGTAAATAATCGCCTTGCAGAATTAGAAGTAATTTCCGTTGAAGAAGATCCTACCTATGAATATGATGTCAATATTGCAAAAATATTAGAGAATGTGGGAATTCCTGCAAATCAGCACAATGAGCTTATGAGCACGCTTGACAGTGCAGATAAATTTAAAGTTCTTCTTGCACAGGTTCTCTTTCCAAAACCTGATGTTTTGTTTTTAGATGAACCTACAAATAATCTTGATATTGAAACAATTAGCTGGCTAGAGGATGAACTAAAGCGTCATGAAGGTACTATGGTAGTTATTTCTCACGATAGACACTTTTTAAATGCTGTTGTAACAAATATTCTCGATGTTGATTATCAAAAAATTCGTGAGTTTACGGGTAATTATGATGATTGGTATATTGCCGCAAATGTAATAGCAAAACAGCAAGAGCTTAACAATGCAAAAAAAGAGA
Protein-coding regions in this window:
- a CDS encoding rhodanese-like domain-containing protein, giving the protein MKKTILSLLLLSTWLFATVKNEEASQALLDSKIPIVDIRTPAEWRETGLLKGSIPIMFFDEKGNYDINDFLQKLNSAVDTKKPFAIICRTGSRTRILASFLSQKLNYDVINIKRGILYAKYLKLDILPYKPN
- a CDS encoding efflux RND transporter permease subunit, coding for MNRFIEYFIKNSRLNYALLVFLIFMGIDAYIKIPKEIFPDVELDKISVLGSYRGTSANIMDKMAVRDIEDEISNISGIDKTETTITPGAFAILLTLNENANKEITLGRVKDAIALSRQYLPSDMNEPVAQLLDKTRPLIRLALSSSTLSIGELTLIAQDLKSKISKLDNISEVLIRGDSDEEVIIKIDSEAVLAYGLQHASVQKAIANLSYIYPVGNIEQKGKFAYVSTVNGKADAQEYKESILNIDEKYIKLGDIAEVSIEYPQTETLATFNNKKIISLVISKGTKGDALVLSKVLREYIKNIEKNYDGVDFNFYQDSSKPIKERLDTIISNLMFGLILVFISMYILINLRVAFIVTLGIPFSFIIGLLTIYHLGYSINMISLLGALIVIGIVVDDAIVVGENIQRYIDEGMDNYSAAIRGVKEMVLPVTLATVTTVAAFLPIFMMQGEIALFILLIPITVVIILIASLIESFFFLPLHAQEFLRKSNNLISWVPLQKFYVRLILHFLHFKKISLLLFLILIPLATFYIAQSMKFQFFPNFDGNYLYISGKLNINTPLEDTYEISKEIEAKLMEHSEEFSLKAISSVVGYRRSLSGETQRNNSVFMITMELYDRVDTNWVDKYINPILNFSFEFDNPNKIRQKQTFELSPRAKEIIDVYRSKYNMEDLGVMEDKPGLIKSDIQINLSGSNDEILQKNIKKLEDELSKMEYIKDYSNNIKYGKMEYKIKINSYGESLGLSEASVAKTLSAYFLEQKQTTTFNESGIMEIKTEDSSKDNIERFLNFNLALSDGRYVKLSDIADISEIKDYEKIDKLNGNIIKTVFANVDKRKITAEEILEKLKPTLDSIAKMGVHVELLGEKEKNEQLKNDMKKAVFLAIFLIFLTLLLIFSKIKYVLMVMSVIPLSVLGALIGHKIMGINLSMASIIGILGLAGVVINDGIIMIDFLHGTHKLEDFLQRAKLRLRPIIITSVTTFLGLFSLIFYATGQAVILQPIAISLGFGLVWGTFLNLIYLPTLYAMVNKIEPTK
- a CDS encoding DUF445 domain-containing protein encodes the protein MKLSKTFLTNSIAVILVFLSFLFESTLNSLLLYTGLFALSGAVTNQLAIHMLFEKVPFLYGSGVIPARFEAFKDAIKNLMMSQFFTRNQLDNFFKSEERKINLVPIIEKTDFSPAFDALSKTVMESSFGGMLGMFGGANALEGLREPFSLKMKNAVIKIVQSETFNYTLQKHLQNSSLSEDMIQSIENIIEIRLNELTPHMVKEIVQQLIKEHLSWLIVWGGVFGGLIGLLSSFMLSM
- a CDS encoding RNA-binding S4 domain-containing protein; amino-acid sequence: MNYKLKDEYIELYKLLKVLDLVDSGAEAKLIIANGHVRRNGEVELRKRAKIQVGDIIEIADVVIEIS
- a CDS encoding cold-shock protein, giving the protein MAELLDGSVKWFNEEKGYGFIQQDNGGKDVFVHFRQVNRTGPGRVSLAEGQRVTFELGEGQKGPQAENVTPL